Proteins encoded within one genomic window of Terriglobia bacterium:
- a CDS encoding glycosyltransferase family 39 protein, with amino-acid sequence MAAPLSAAAETAPLLRLSDRAGLAIVLAVTAACLLPFLNKAYYIDDTLFLAAARRILAAPLDPYGFSFNWEGTVDPMSTTMKNPPLVSYYVALVVHLLGWAEPVLHAAFLLPALAVAAGTFRLARRCCREPLLAAAAAMLSPVFLVSATSVMCDVPMLAFFVWAVVLWVDGIERDDSRRLALASVLAALAFLCKYFGASLVPLLAVYAIARRARATRWAPWLLVPAGAVAAYSLWTRALYGRSLVFEAATFAAEKKIWAGSPFWINTLVALVFAGGCLLPAGALAAAYLRKWIVGGAAALAAAGGMYAWRVTAVPGRNLVDAAEAGAVGLHVGVFCFLGLLVFALAAVELRGFREPVTLLLVSWAFGTYVFTGFLNWTINGRSLLPMAPAAAILAARCVEARPARRPRARRIVLGSVVGATALVTVLLAAGDALLANSAREAAGVFTNRMRADRARYLFMGHWGFQYYMERAGAEPVNFDAPALRPGDRIVVPKASARALPVPPVAEREDLDFRVPGWFATVSPDRGACFYAHLIGPLPFRVGPISPEKYRVVTLAR; translated from the coding sequence TTGGCTGCGCCGCTCTCCGCCGCGGCGGAAACGGCCCCGCTCCTCCGCCTTTCGGATCGAGCCGGGCTCGCGATCGTCCTCGCCGTGACGGCCGCGTGCCTTCTCCCGTTCCTGAACAAGGCCTACTACATCGACGACACGCTGTTCCTCGCGGCGGCGCGCCGGATCCTCGCAGCGCCACTCGACCCGTACGGCTTCTCGTTCAACTGGGAGGGGACCGTCGACCCGATGTCGACGACCATGAAGAACCCTCCGCTCGTGTCGTACTACGTCGCGCTCGTCGTGCACCTCCTCGGATGGGCGGAGCCGGTTCTCCACGCCGCCTTCCTCCTCCCGGCCCTCGCGGTCGCCGCCGGGACGTTCCGGCTCGCGCGCCGCTGCTGCCGAGAGCCGCTCCTCGCCGCCGCTGCGGCGATGCTGTCCCCCGTGTTCCTGGTGTCGGCGACCAGCGTGATGTGCGACGTCCCGATGCTCGCGTTCTTCGTCTGGGCCGTCGTCCTCTGGGTCGACGGGATTGAACGCGACGACTCGCGGCGGCTCGCGCTCGCGTCGGTCCTCGCGGCCCTCGCGTTCCTGTGCAAGTACTTCGGCGCGAGCCTCGTTCCGCTCCTCGCCGTGTACGCGATCGCGAGGCGCGCGCGCGCGACGCGGTGGGCGCCGTGGCTCCTCGTGCCGGCCGGCGCCGTCGCGGCGTACTCGCTCTGGACGCGCGCGCTGTACGGGCGGTCGCTCGTGTTCGAGGCGGCAACGTTCGCCGCCGAGAAGAAGATCTGGGCCGGGAGCCCCTTCTGGATCAACACCCTCGTCGCCCTGGTGTTCGCCGGAGGATGCCTCCTCCCGGCGGGAGCGCTCGCGGCGGCGTACCTCCGGAAGTGGATCGTCGGCGGCGCGGCGGCGCTCGCCGCGGCGGGGGGAATGTACGCCTGGCGAGTGACGGCGGTCCCGGGGCGGAATTTGGTCGACGCCGCGGAGGCGGGCGCCGTCGGCCTCCACGTAGGGGTCTTCTGCTTCCTGGGTCTGCTCGTCTTCGCGTTGGCGGCGGTCGAGCTGCGCGGCTTCCGCGAGCCCGTCACGCTCCTGCTCGTGTCCTGGGCCTTCGGGACCTACGTCTTCACGGGGTTCCTCAACTGGACGATCAACGGGCGGTCGCTGCTGCCGATGGCGCCGGCCGCGGCGATCCTCGCCGCGAGGTGCGTGGAGGCGCGCCCGGCGCGCCGGCCCCGCGCGCGGAGGATCGTCCTCGGGAGCGTCGTGGGCGCCACGGCGCTCGTCACCGTCCTACTCGCCGCCGGTGACGCGCTCCTCGCGAACTCGGCGCGGGAGGCCGCGGGCGTCTTCACGAATAGAATGCGCGCCGACCGGGCGCGTTACCTGTTCATGGGGCACTGGGGCTTCCAGTACTACATGGAGCGCGCCGGGGCCGAGCCGGTGAACTTCGACGCTCCCGCGCTGCGGCCGGGGGACCGGATCGTCGTGCCGAAGGCCTCTGCCCGCGCGCTCCCCGTCCCCCCCGTCGCAGAGCGCGAGGACCTCGACTTCCGCGTCCCCGGGTGGTTCGCGACCGTCTCGCCCGACCGGGGGGCCTGCTTCTACGCGCACCTGATCGGCCCGCTCCCCTTCCGCGTGGGGCCGATCTCGCCCGAGAAGTACAGGGTCGTCACGCTCGCGCGGTGA
- the murA gene encoding UDP-N-acetylglucosamine 1-carboxyvinyltransferase, producing MDKLRIAGGLSLRGRVEIGGAKNAALPALAACLLTGDRVEVENLPRVRDVRTMLRVLEQLGATVDAAGARAAVRVERFASFEAPYDLVRTMRASVLVLGPLLARHGRARVSLPGGCAIGERPINLHIDGLLKMGAEVAVEHGYVQARASRLRGASIAFPDKTVTGTENLMMAATLADGTTVLSNAALEPEVSDLAELLIGMGASIHGAGTDEIVVEGRPSLHGARHRVIPDRIEAATYVVAGALLGDRVEVASCRSDHLDAVIRQLEGAEVPLEVGGDTITVRAPAAPAARDLRTAPYPGYPTDVQAQYMTLMTQAVGTSVIAETIFERRFMHVGELARMGADIRIEGRSAVVVGPSRLTGAQVMATDLRASACLVLAGLVAEGVTVLDRVYHLDRGYEAMETKLRALGASVERIR from the coding sequence GTGGACAAACTGCGCATTGCGGGCGGCCTCTCCCTGAGAGGCCGGGTGGAGATCGGCGGAGCGAAGAACGCCGCGCTCCCGGCGCTCGCGGCCTGCCTCCTCACGGGGGACCGGGTCGAGGTCGAGAACCTACCCCGCGTGCGGGACGTCAGGACGATGCTGAGGGTGCTCGAGCAGCTCGGCGCCACGGTGGACGCCGCAGGCGCCCGGGCCGCGGTTCGCGTCGAGCGGTTCGCGTCCTTCGAGGCGCCGTACGACCTCGTCAGGACGATGCGCGCGTCCGTCCTCGTCCTCGGGCCGCTCCTCGCGAGGCACGGCCGCGCGCGGGTATCGCTCCCCGGGGGATGCGCGATCGGCGAGCGTCCCATCAACCTGCACATCGACGGCCTCCTCAAGATGGGCGCCGAGGTCGCGGTGGAGCACGGCTACGTCCAGGCCAGAGCGAGCCGCCTCCGCGGGGCGTCCATCGCGTTTCCGGACAAGACGGTGACCGGGACGGAGAACCTCATGATGGCCGCGACCCTCGCGGACGGGACCACGGTCCTCTCCAACGCGGCGCTCGAGCCCGAGGTCTCGGACCTGGCCGAGCTCCTGATCGGCATGGGGGCGTCGATCCACGGGGCGGGGACGGACGAGATCGTGGTGGAGGGGAGGCCGTCGCTCCACGGCGCCCGCCACCGGGTGATCCCGGACCGGATCGAGGCGGCGACCTACGTCGTCGCCGGCGCGCTTCTCGGCGATCGGGTCGAGGTGGCGTCCTGCCGCTCCGACCACCTCGACGCCGTGATCCGGCAGCTCGAGGGAGCGGAGGTTCCGCTCGAGGTGGGCGGGGACACGATCACCGTCCGTGCACCGGCGGCGCCGGCGGCGCGGGACCTCAGGACCGCGCCCTACCCCGGCTACCCCACCGACGTGCAGGCCCAGTACATGACCCTCATGACCCAGGCGGTCGGCACGTCGGTGATCGCCGAGACGATCTTCGAGCGACGTTTCATGCACGTGGGTGAGCTGGCCCGGATGGGAGCCGACATCAGGATCGAGGGAAGGTCCGCGGTGGTGGTGGGGCCGAGCCGTCTGACCGGCGCGCAGGTCATGGCCACCGACCTCAGGGCCTCCGCCTGCCTCGTTCTCGCTGGGCTCGTGGCGGAAGGGGTCACGGTGCTGGATCGGGTCTACCACCTCGACCGCGGCTACGAGGCGATGGAGACCAAGCTTCGCGCGCTGGGCGCCTCGGTGGAGCGGATCCGGTGA
- the serS gene encoding serine--tRNA ligase — protein MLDLHFVREHTDRVAEALRKRGSTLSLSPFREMDERRRGALVEVEGLKKLRNESSKRIGQLVKSGGDAAPLKEEMRRVGERIAALEKEVESAQEELKGLLAEIPNLPHADVPEGRSPDDNPVLRTWGEPPRFEFEPKAHWEIGASLGILDFERAAKVAGSRFAVYFGEGARLERALIQLMLDLHTKEHGYLEVLPPFMVNAAALFGTGQLPKFEADLFKVEPGGYYLVPTAEVPVTNLHAGEILEGHRLPIAYCAYTPCFRSEAGSYGKDVRGLIRQHQFNKVELVRFSRPEDSYRQLDLLTAHAEEVLKRLELPYRVVELCSADLGFSSARTYDIEVWLPGQQLYREISSCSNFEDFQARRAGIRFRPEPGAKTELVHTLNGSGLAVGRTVVAILENHQRADGTVTVPEALRPYLGGLERIEARR, from the coding sequence ATGCTCGATCTCCATTTCGTGAGAGAACACACCGACCGGGTGGCCGAGGCGCTCAGGAAGCGTGGCTCGACGCTGTCGCTCTCTCCGTTTCGGGAGATGGACGAGAGGAGGCGGGGGGCGCTGGTCGAGGTCGAAGGGCTCAAGAAGCTCCGGAACGAGAGCTCGAAGCGGATCGGCCAGCTCGTGAAATCCGGCGGCGACGCGGCTCCCCTGAAAGAGGAGATGCGGCGGGTCGGCGAGCGGATCGCGGCCCTCGAGAAGGAGGTCGAGTCCGCGCAGGAGGAGCTCAAGGGGCTGCTCGCGGAGATCCCGAACCTCCCGCACGCGGACGTCCCGGAGGGAAGGTCGCCGGACGACAACCCCGTTCTGAGGACCTGGGGCGAGCCGCCTCGGTTCGAGTTCGAGCCGAAGGCGCACTGGGAGATCGGCGCCTCCCTCGGCATCCTCGACTTCGAGCGCGCCGCGAAGGTCGCCGGCAGCCGGTTCGCCGTCTACTTCGGCGAGGGCGCGCGGCTCGAGCGCGCGCTGATCCAGCTCATGCTCGACCTCCACACGAAGGAGCACGGCTACCTCGAGGTGCTCCCGCCGTTCATGGTCAACGCCGCCGCACTGTTCGGCACCGGCCAGCTCCCGAAATTCGAGGCCGACCTGTTCAAGGTCGAGCCCGGCGGGTACTACCTGGTCCCCACGGCGGAGGTCCCGGTCACGAACCTCCACGCCGGGGAGATCCTCGAGGGTCATCGGCTCCCGATCGCCTATTGCGCCTACACGCCGTGCTTCAGGAGCGAGGCGGGATCGTACGGGAAGGACGTCCGCGGCCTGATCCGCCAGCACCAGTTCAACAAGGTCGAGCTGGTCCGCTTTTCGCGGCCCGAGGATTCCTATCGCCAGCTCGACCTCCTGACCGCGCACGCGGAGGAGGTCCTGAAGCGGCTCGAGCTGCCGTACCGCGTGGTCGAGCTGTGCTCCGCCGATCTCGGCTTCTCGTCGGCGCGCACCTACGACATCGAGGTCTGGCTGCCGGGCCAGCAGCTCTACCGCGAGATCTCCTCCTGCTCGAACTTCGAGGACTTCCAGGCGCGGCGCGCGGGGATCCGGTTCCGACCGGAGCCCGGGGCCAAGACGGAGCTGGTCCACACGCTGAACGGCTCCGGGCTCGCGGTGGGGCGCACGGTGGTCGCGATCCTCGAGAACCACCAGCGCGCCGACGGCACCGTGACGGTTCCCGAGGCGCTCCGGCCGTACCTCGGCGGCCTCGAGCGTATCGAGGCGCGACGTTGA
- a CDS encoding histidine triad nucleotide-binding protein: MKDCLFCRIASGEARGTIVHEDEEIVAFRDIHPQAPVHLLIVPRRHVASLADAAEGDAPLLARLLLVARDLAVRERIDAGGWRLVANRGSDGGQTVPHLHFHLLGGRAMTWPPG, translated from the coding sequence GTGAAGGACTGCCTCTTCTGCAGGATCGCCTCCGGGGAGGCCCGCGGCACGATCGTCCACGAGGACGAGGAGATCGTCGCGTTCCGCGACATCCACCCGCAGGCCCCGGTGCACCTGCTCATCGTCCCGCGCCGACACGTCGCGTCGCTGGCCGATGCGGCCGAGGGGGACGCGCCGCTCCTGGCGCGGTTGCTCCTGGTGGCCCGGGACCTCGCGGTCCGCGAGCGGATCGACGCCGGGGGGTGGCGCCTCGTCGCCAACCGCGGAAGCGACGGCGGGCAGACCGTTCCCCACCTGCACTTCCACCTCCTCGGCGGCCGCGCGATGACCTGGCCCCCGGGGTAA